One window from the genome of Bacillus weihaiensis encodes:
- a CDS encoding ABC transporter ATP-binding protein, with amino-acid sequence MIEMVKYLKPYRGKLVLVVFFSLVAILFELYLPTLMAEIVDIGIVQQDIPFILQTGGLMLLCALMAISLMVTVSYFASKVSLGFGRDMRKRLFVHIEHFSLEEYEKFGSASLITRTTNDVKVVQDVVNMMQRLMTRAPLMLIGGVFLAISRDASLSLVFLGALPILAIVIVFIARKAIPLFSALQKKTDRLTLLLREGLTGVRVVRAFNQVEFEKTRFNEANEDFRDTGIKVGKLMATLFPIMLIIMNFTNIAIIWFGAMRIDQGDMQVGNLLAFIQYAAMILMSLIMLSMAFIMIPRAQVSAKRLNEVLLTAPMIKDPESEEQGTFQEGVIEFQNVTFRYEGAEKPVLRALSFTAKPGETTAIIGSTGSGKSTLLQLIPRFYDVESGSILIDGVNIKQLKQSTLRKKIGYVPQKATLFSGTIAENMRYGNEQASEEEILTSLETAQALEFVLKRDSGIHSQLEQAGSNLSGGQKQRLSIARSLVRKPLIYLFDDSFSALDYQTDRKLRDALKKETSQATILVVAQRVSTVKDAEKIIVLNDGEIVGIGTHDELVESNPVYQEIVASQQSGEVGA; translated from the coding sequence ATGATTGAGATGGTGAAATACTTAAAGCCTTATAGAGGGAAGCTTGTTTTGGTTGTGTTTTTTTCATTAGTAGCGATTTTGTTTGAATTATATTTACCAACCTTAATGGCTGAGATTGTTGATATTGGGATTGTTCAACAGGATATACCGTTTATCTTACAAACAGGTGGGCTTATGCTCTTATGTGCGTTGATGGCTATTAGTTTAATGGTGACGGTTAGTTATTTTGCTTCAAAGGTTTCATTAGGATTTGGACGAGATATGAGAAAAAGACTTTTTGTCCATATTGAGCATTTTTCATTAGAGGAGTATGAAAAATTTGGTTCAGCTTCTTTGATTACTAGAACGACGAATGATGTGAAGGTCGTTCAAGATGTTGTGAATATGATGCAGAGATTAATGACGAGAGCGCCATTAATGTTAATAGGTGGTGTGTTTCTTGCTATATCAAGAGATGCGTCTTTATCACTTGTTTTCTTAGGAGCCTTACCTATATTGGCAATTGTTATTGTGTTCATTGCAAGAAAAGCCATTCCCTTATTTTCAGCCTTACAGAAGAAGACAGATCGATTAACGCTGTTATTAAGAGAAGGATTAACGGGTGTTCGTGTTGTGAGGGCCTTTAATCAAGTAGAGTTTGAAAAAACACGTTTTAATGAGGCGAATGAGGATTTTCGAGATACCGGAATAAAGGTTGGAAAGTTAATGGCTACTTTATTTCCAATCATGTTAATCATTATGAACTTTACGAATATCGCAATCATTTGGTTCGGTGCTATGAGAATTGACCAAGGTGATATGCAGGTCGGAAACCTTTTGGCCTTTATCCAGTATGCAGCCATGATTTTAATGTCATTAATAATGCTGTCTATGGCATTTATTATGATTCCACGGGCACAGGTTTCAGCAAAGAGATTGAACGAGGTATTATTAACAGCTCCAATGATTAAGGATCCAGAATCAGAAGAACAAGGGACCTTTCAAGAGGGTGTTATTGAGTTTCAGAATGTGACCTTTCGTTATGAGGGGGCTGAAAAACCGGTGCTAAGAGCTCTTTCTTTTACAGCGAAACCTGGTGAAACAACCGCCATCATTGGAAGTACTGGTTCAGGAAAATCAACACTTCTTCAATTGATACCACGTTTTTATGATGTGGAAAGCGGGTCAATTTTGATTGATGGAGTAAATATAAAACAGTTGAAACAAAGTACGCTACGGAAGAAGATTGGATATGTCCCACAGAAAGCAACATTGTTCAGTGGCACGATTGCAGAAAATATGCGTTATGGTAATGAACAAGCCTCAGAAGAAGAGATATTGACTTCTTTAGAAACCGCTCAAGCACTTGAGTTCGTATTAAAAAGAGATAGCGGAATTCATAGTCAGTTAGAACAGGCTGGCTCTAATTTATCTGGTGGTCAAAAGCAACGACTTTCTATAGCACGTTCACTTGTGAGAAAACCACTGATCTATTTATTTGATGATAGTTTCTCAGCGCTTGATTATCAGACGGACCGGAAGCTTAGAGATGCACTTAAAAAGGAAACATCACAAGCTACAATTCTTGTTGTGGCCCAACGAGTTAGTACTGTTAAAGATGCGGAGAAAATCATTGTGTTAAATGATGGGGAAATTGTAGGAATCGGAACGCATGATGAGTTAGTTGAAAGTAACCCTGTGTACCAAGAAATCGTCGCTTCACAACAAAGTGGGGAGGTGGGAGCATGA
- a CDS encoding EAL and GGDEF domain-containing protein encodes MKYTWRITLTLVLLVVNFIIFSQLNLEKYIIQVIVVNLANVCIGWIIGFQLDKYIHSRKEFGLTQKTLLDYAFALESVPIGIGITNDKGQFEYVNKSHQNLYGYSAEELLNMTWRQCYSRDNLRKLETSIPPLLKDGKWKGETIGIRKDGSTFPQEIHLSIIEGTNKVICVVRDISEQQQYLANIKYVAEHDVLTNLPNRRKLLVDLSENKKGSVDTSILYIDLDRFKMVNDTLGHKYGDELLVMVAKRLLSIQNEYGRVYHLGGDEFIVLIQNGHHDYIENMAIELISLFKEPYLIFGKNVMITASIGICRYSEDTTNYDELIKLADTAMLHAKMDGKNTYKFFDNELKIRLERESIIEHALRKAIANHEFFIHYQPKWNLVDSSLVGFEALIRWKNPSLGMVSPAEFIPIAEDTGLITDIGNWIIDHVLCQMSKWRSKGLPLVKVSVNVSQRQFKDNKLVSYIEKCLGDHRIDAELLEIEITESLIADFNLIIPQLHALRDRGVGISIDDFGTGYSSLNFINDLPIDTLKIDQSFIRGLVDNEKNSLLVKAIIDIGNTLNLTIVAEGIETEEQLTKLVELNCTLGQGYLLGKPLGVLEVESSYLNRASSSF; translated from the coding sequence ATGAAATACACCTGGCGAATAACTCTCACTTTAGTCCTTTTAGTCGTTAATTTTATCATATTTTCACAGTTGAATTTAGAAAAATATATCATTCAAGTGATCGTTGTCAATTTAGCAAACGTTTGTATAGGTTGGATAATTGGTTTTCAGCTAGATAAATATATTCATTCTAGAAAAGAGTTCGGCTTAACTCAGAAAACTTTACTTGATTACGCTTTTGCGTTAGAATCTGTTCCAATCGGCATTGGTATTACAAATGATAAAGGACAGTTTGAATATGTGAATAAATCTCATCAGAACCTCTATGGTTATAGCGCAGAAGAGTTATTAAATATGACTTGGAGACAATGCTATTCTAGAGATAATCTGAGAAAACTAGAAACATCTATACCTCCATTATTAAAGGATGGAAAGTGGAAAGGAGAGACAATAGGGATAAGAAAAGATGGCTCTACTTTTCCACAAGAAATACATCTTTCTATCATTGAAGGTACGAACAAAGTGATTTGTGTAGTGCGTGATATTTCGGAACAACAACAATATCTAGCCAATATTAAGTATGTAGCTGAACATGATGTGCTAACGAATCTCCCTAATCGACGTAAATTACTAGTTGATTTAAGTGAAAATAAAAAGGGTTCGGTTGATACATCGATCTTATATATTGATTTAGATCGATTTAAAATGGTGAACGATACACTTGGTCATAAGTATGGTGATGAATTATTAGTAATGGTTGCTAAGAGATTGCTCTCCATTCAAAATGAATATGGAAGGGTCTATCATCTTGGAGGAGATGAGTTTATAGTCCTTATACAGAATGGACATCATGACTATATTGAGAACATGGCTATCGAGCTTATTAGCCTTTTTAAAGAACCTTATCTCATTTTTGGTAAAAATGTTATGATAACAGCGAGTATTGGGATTTGTCGTTACTCTGAGGATACAACTAATTATGATGAACTAATTAAGTTGGCCGATACAGCTATGTTACATGCGAAAATGGATGGAAAAAATACGTATAAGTTTTTTGATAATGAGCTTAAAATCCGATTAGAAAGAGAATCGATTATTGAACATGCACTAAGAAAAGCGATTGCTAATCATGAATTTTTTATTCATTATCAACCAAAGTGGAATTTAGTTGATTCTTCATTAGTAGGTTTTGAAGCCCTTATTAGATGGAAGAATCCTTCATTGGGAATGGTTTCTCCTGCTGAATTTATACCGATTGCAGAAGATACAGGATTAATCACTGATATTGGAAATTGGATCATTGATCATGTTTTATGTCAGATGTCTAAGTGGAGATCAAAAGGACTTCCTCTTGTTAAGGTATCGGTTAATGTCTCACAAAGGCAATTCAAAGATAATAAGCTGGTGAGTTATATTGAGAAATGCCTGGGTGATCATAGGATTGATGCTGAACTACTTGAAATCGAAATTACAGAAAGTTTAATAGCTGATTTTAATCTCATTATTCCACAACTTCATGCTCTTAGGGATAGAGGGGTAGGGATCTCCATTGATGACTTTGGTACAGGATACTCTTCACTAAATTTTATCAATGATTTACCTATCGATACATTGAAAATAGATCAATCTTTTATCCGAGGATTAGTAGATAATGAGAAAAATAGTTTATTGGTAAAAGCTATTATTGATATTGGAAATACTCTGAATCTCACTATTGTTGCTGAGGGAATTGAAACGGAAGAACAGCTAACTAAACTTGTTGAATTGAATTGTACTTTAGGACAGGGATACTTGCTTGGGAAACCTTTAGGTGTATTGGAAGTAGAATCATCATACTTAAACAGAGCCTCATCTTCTTTTTAG
- a CDS encoding ABC transporter ATP-binding protein, with protein sequence MSGRGPMGGGRHQAPGMPVEKPKNFKKTFKRLLGYLSPWKNRLLFVAAAAILSTLFNVISPKLLGDATSSIFESFTSNRGIDFEFISQILLTLLLLYFLSSIFAYVQQYIMAGISQRTVAKLRQEVNEKLSRMPLRYFDQHSHGDLLSRAVNDIDNINNSLQQALTQVINSVISIIGIIIMMIFISPLLTLVVFVTIPLSLAVARFITKFSQKHFVRQQEELGHINGHIEEMFTGHRVVKAYGHEEKAIEAFDTINDRLYQSSWRAQFLSGLMMPLMGFVGNLGFIIVSISGGLLVLNGSIRVGDVQAFIQYTQQISQPLAQVAGIANMIQVAIASAERVFLLLDEEEEEKEIPSTIHVKALKGRVTFDHVQFGYKKDEPIIQNVSLEVEEGQTVAIVGPTGAGKTTLVNLLMRFYEINSGAIKIDGVSLTEMSREQVRSLYAMVLQDTWLFGGTIRENIGYGNKAATADEIEEAAKHAYADDFIRTLPEGYETVLGEDATNLSQGQRQLLTIARALLAKPKILLLDEATSSVDTRTEMKIQKAMTKLLEGRTSFVIAHRLSTIKDADLILVMKDGDIIEKGNHKELLALNGFYTELYQSQFSESDTAS encoded by the coding sequence ATGAGTGGAAGAGGTCCAATGGGTGGAGGTAGACATCAGGCACCAGGTATGCCAGTTGAGAAGCCGAAGAATTTCAAAAAAACATTTAAGCGTCTTTTAGGATACTTGTCGCCTTGGAAGAATCGTTTGCTATTTGTTGCAGCTGCAGCCATTTTATCAACACTCTTTAATGTGATTAGCCCTAAATTATTAGGAGATGCAACCTCATCTATTTTTGAAAGCTTTACATCAAATCGAGGAATTGATTTTGAATTTATTTCTCAAATCTTATTAACCCTACTTCTATTGTATTTCCTGTCTTCCATTTTTGCCTATGTACAGCAATATATTATGGCAGGAATTTCTCAGCGTACTGTTGCGAAGCTGCGTCAGGAAGTAAATGAAAAGCTATCACGTATGCCTTTGCGTTATTTTGATCAGCATTCACACGGGGACTTATTAAGTAGGGCGGTAAATGACATTGATAATATCAACAACTCTTTACAACAAGCGCTTACTCAAGTGATTAATTCCGTTATCTCCATAATAGGAATTATCATTATGATGATTTTTATTAGTCCACTGTTAACATTAGTCGTGTTTGTGACCATCCCTCTTAGTTTAGCTGTCGCAAGGTTTATTACAAAGTTTTCACAGAAACACTTTGTAAGGCAGCAAGAGGAATTAGGTCATATAAACGGGCATATTGAAGAAATGTTCACAGGACACCGAGTTGTAAAAGCGTATGGACATGAGGAAAAAGCAATTGAAGCATTTGACACAATTAATGATCGGTTATATCAGTCAAGCTGGAGAGCACAGTTTTTATCAGGCCTTATGATGCCCTTGATGGGGTTTGTAGGGAATTTGGGTTTTATTATTGTGTCAATCTCCGGTGGACTACTAGTGCTAAACGGGAGTATACGAGTTGGTGACGTACAGGCCTTCATCCAATATACACAGCAAATCTCTCAGCCGTTAGCGCAAGTAGCAGGTATTGCCAATATGATTCAGGTAGCTATTGCTTCTGCTGAGCGAGTGTTTCTTTTACTTGATGAAGAGGAAGAAGAAAAAGAAATACCTTCAACTATCCATGTGAAGGCTCTTAAAGGACGTGTAACCTTTGATCACGTACAGTTTGGGTATAAAAAAGATGAGCCAATTATTCAAAATGTGAGTTTAGAAGTAGAGGAAGGTCAAACTGTGGCGATTGTTGGTCCGACCGGTGCAGGAAAAACAACGTTAGTAAATTTACTTATGCGATTTTATGAAATAAATAGTGGGGCTATTAAAATTGATGGTGTTTCCCTAACTGAGATGAGTAGAGAGCAGGTTCGAAGTCTCTATGCAATGGTGTTACAGGATACTTGGTTATTTGGTGGCACGATTCGAGAAAATATCGGGTATGGGAATAAAGCTGCGACAGCAGATGAAATTGAAGAAGCGGCTAAACATGCTTATGCAGATGATTTTATCCGGACTCTTCCAGAAGGCTATGAGACGGTTCTTGGTGAAGATGCAACAAACCTCTCCCAAGGACAGCGTCAGCTACTAACTATTGCAAGAGCGCTACTCGCAAAGCCGAAAATTCTCTTGTTAGATGAAGCGACAAGTAGTGTAGATACAAGAACGGAAATGAAAATTCAAAAAGCAATGACAAAGCTTTTAGAAGGAAGAACCAGCTTTGTTATCGCTCACCGCTTGTCCACCATTAAGGATGCAGACTTAATTCTTGTCATGAAAGACGGGGATATCATTGAAAAAGGAAATCATAAGGAGCTGCTAGCGCTGAATGGTTTTTACACGGAATTGTATCAAAGTCAGTTCTCGGAAAGTGACACAGCGTCATAA